ATTGGAGATATTGCTAGTTATGTTGGTGGTCCACCAGCAGCAGATAgtggagagaaagaacatgTTCTAGTGTGCCTGAAAATCAAGATTAATGGACGTCAAGGTGTTATGCTTCTTGATCCTGGTTATCATGTTGCTCGTGTGATTACAGTAATGGCTGATAAATTATATCCTCATACGGGCTGGTTTACTCAATCTGATGAGCCAAATTGTAAGAAAGAGTACAACTATTTTCTTTGCGGTGAAGATCCTGATTATGTCGAATGGCATGAAAGGGAAACTCGACCAGGTGCCTTGGAAAGAACACAAGTTGCTCTTATTTATATGGCAAGGCCATATCTTACTGCCATTGATGTTACGGAACGCAGAAATTTGGTTTACAATTTCAGAAGTTTACTTGCCCGAGACACTAAAGGTCATGTCACAGCTGGTATATATTTTCCCATTGTACTAGACATGAACAATGCACAAACTTTTACGATTTTCTATCAAACAAATAGTGGtaagaaaaggattaaaatgCCATTCAACAAATTCTGCAGTTCGCCTAAAGTAAGTTTAGTGAacataatgtataaattttttatacaattgaATAACTAGTTGAATATTAAAGGAAGTTACAAACATGTATACATGCATCCATCGATTTTCCTTGTAAAACATGTTCCTTTTCTAAATTGGATAATActacattaaattaattgatattttatgaaaatattatgttaaaaacaataaaaattcgtttcaGATAAGTCCTGATGC
Above is a window of Vespula vulgaris chromosome 4, iyVesVulg1.1, whole genome shotgun sequence DNA encoding:
- the LOC127063272 gene encoding uncharacterized protein LOC127063272, whose amino-acid sequence is MSGESKLDRFYRKYQPLITPEHYTCVGLGFELLRRLRSLNKKYPDIASGLYLVSCEETIGDIASYVGGPPAADSGEKEHVLVCLKIKINGRQGVMLLDPGYHVARVITVMADKLYPHTGWFTQSDEPNCKKEYNYFLCGEDPDYVEWHERETRPGALERTQVALIYMARPYLTAIDVTERRNLVYNFRSLLARDTKGHVTAGIYFPIVLDMNNAQTFTIFYQTNSGKKRIKMPFNKFCSSPKISPDAKETEIISESARQLGLTQDTLKDMLSALATVMSDSTFLTQLLTINARINTLAEDN